In the Kaistella sp. 97-N-M2 genome, one interval contains:
- a CDS encoding MlaD family protein codes for MKFTKEIKAGLIALLAIIGFVILFQFMKGKSLFTTDNVFYAKFDNVEGLEASNPVSINGLKVGQVDKIIPLTEADGKIHFVVTVTVDDNFEFSKRSTLEIFEPGLMSGKEMRINLAYGQPMAKDGDTLKGAFTLSMLNNISSQVGPVKDQLQIVLRRVDSLTNNANAILNDQNKAEIRNLLLNLNRTVASFEGTSRQTNALLANNDPRIQKMLDNANLATISAKTAIDKYGRVADEVDVEKLNNTIDKLSITADKLNGVISGVQNGEGSLGKLTKDEQLYNNLNTASDNLNKLIEDLKANPKRYLNFSVFGKNIKD; via the coding sequence GTGAAGTTCACAAAGGAAATAAAGGCAGGATTAATCGCCCTTTTAGCGATAATAGGATTTGTAATATTATTCCAGTTTATGAAGGGCAAAAGCCTTTTCACTACCGATAATGTTTTTTACGCAAAATTTGATAATGTTGAAGGTCTTGAAGCCTCTAATCCCGTATCCATCAATGGATTAAAGGTTGGGCAGGTTGATAAGATTATTCCGCTTACCGAAGCGGACGGAAAGATTCATTTCGTCGTAACCGTAACGGTTGACGACAATTTCGAATTTTCAAAACGTTCTACTTTGGAGATTTTCGAGCCCGGATTGATGTCCGGCAAAGAGATGCGTATCAATTTGGCCTATGGTCAGCCGATGGCGAAAGACGGCGATACGCTGAAGGGCGCCTTCACTTTGTCGATGTTGAATAATATTTCTTCGCAAGTGGGTCCCGTAAAAGATCAACTTCAAATTGTGTTGAGAAGGGTAGATTCTTTAACGAACAATGCAAATGCAATTTTAAACGATCAAAACAAAGCCGAAATCCGAAATCTGTTGCTTAACCTAAACAGAACCGTGGCGTCTTTCGAGGGAACTTCGCGCCAAACAAATGCCTTATTGGCGAACAACGATCCGCGAATTCAAAAAATGTTAGATAATGCCAATCTTGCGACCATCAGCGCAAAAACAGCCATCGATAAGTACGGCCGCGTTGCCGATGAGGTCGACGTTGAGAAACTCAATAATACCATTGATAAGCTCAGCATCACTGCCGATAAATTAAACGGCGTGATCTCCGGCGTTCAAAATGGCGAAGGAAGTTTGGGTAAACTGACGAAAGACGAACAGCTTTACAATAATTTAAACACAGCTTCCGACAATCTCAATAAACTAATTGAAGATTTAAAAGCTAATCCAAAACGCTACCTCAACTTTTCCGTTTTTGGGAAGAATATAAAAGACTAA
- a CDS encoding GNAT family N-acetyltransferase codes for MAEIISYEPKYAQDFKNLNTAWLEKYFVVEPYDAEVLSNPEKYILEKGGEIFFLLEDGRAIGTFALMYNDLGELEFTKMAVIEDSKGKGYGNLLMQHCIDEARKMGADDLILYSSTSLKAAINLYNKFGFKEIPVGKSEYARCDIKMVKHLK; via the coding sequence ATGGCAGAAATTATTTCATACGAACCAAAGTACGCACAGGATTTTAAAAACCTCAATACCGCCTGGTTAGAAAAGTATTTCGTTGTTGAACCTTATGATGCAGAAGTGCTCTCGAATCCGGAAAAGTATATTTTAGAGAAAGGTGGTGAGATCTTTTTCCTGCTTGAAGACGGCAGAGCCATCGGAACTTTCGCTTTAATGTACAATGACCTCGGAGAATTGGAATTTACTAAAATGGCTGTAATAGAAGACTCCAAAGGCAAGGGCTACGGTAACCTGCTGATGCAGCACTGCATTGATGAAGCCAGAAAGATGGGGGCCGACGACTTAATTTTGTATTCCAGTACGTCGTTGAAGGCTGCCATTAATCTCTATAACAAATTCGGCTTCAAAGAAATTCCCGTTGGAAAATCGGAGTACGCACGATGTGATATTAAAATGGTAAAACATTTAAAATAA
- a CDS encoding (Fe-S)-binding protein: MDFTIKTMAEYAAEGKAPEVLFFVGCAGSFDDRAKKITKAFCKILNKVGIEFAVLGKEESCNGDPAKRAGNEFVFQMMALTNIEILNGYGVKKIVTTCPHCFNILKNEYPGLGGNYEVMHHTQFLRKLMEEGRLKIEGGTFKGKKITFHDPCYLGRGNGEYEAPRQLLEKLDAELVEMKRCKSNGLCCGAGGAQMFKEPEPGNKDINVERTEEALSEKPNIIATGCPFCNTMITDGVKHFNNTEVAVKDIAELLAEADDL, encoded by the coding sequence ATGGATTTCACCATAAAAACAATGGCAGAATATGCTGCTGAAGGAAAAGCACCCGAAGTTTTATTTTTCGTGGGTTGCGCCGGAAGTTTCGACGACCGTGCAAAAAAGATCACGAAAGCGTTCTGCAAAATCTTAAATAAAGTCGGGATAGAATTTGCGGTGCTTGGCAAAGAGGAATCCTGCAACGGAGATCCTGCAAAACGCGCCGGAAACGAATTTGTTTTCCAGATGATGGCCTTAACCAACATCGAAATCCTAAACGGGTACGGCGTTAAGAAAATTGTAACCACCTGTCCGCATTGCTTTAATATTCTTAAAAATGAATATCCCGGATTAGGCGGAAATTACGAGGTTATGCACCATACGCAGTTCCTTCGCAAACTAATGGAGGAAGGACGTCTGAAAATTGAAGGCGGAACATTTAAAGGAAAAAAAATCACCTTTCACGATCCGTGTTATTTAGGGAGAGGGAATGGCGAGTATGAAGCGCCCCGCCAGCTTTTAGAAAAATTGGATGCCGAACTCGTCGAAATGAAACGCTGCAAATCCAACGGATTATGCTGTGGTGCCGGCGGTGCGCAAATGTTTAAAGAACCGGAACCCGGCAATAAAGACATCAACGTCGAAAGAACAGAAGAAGCTTTAAGCGAAAAGCCCAACATCATCGCCACGGGTTGTCCTTTCTGCAATACGATGATAACCGATGGCGTAAAACATTTTAACAATACGGAAGTAGCGGTGAAAGATATTGCCGAACTTTTAGCAGAAGCCGACGATTTATAA